GCAGCGATGTTGCCGGCTTCCAAACAAAGGCCGAGAAGAAGGGCAATAAGTGGGTCATAAATGGTAGAAAAATATTCATCAGCAATGCTGATCTAGCGGATTACTTAATAGTATTCGCCAGAACCAGTCCCCCACCTGATAGGAAGAGGAGATGGATGGGACTCACCGCATTCATAGTGGAGAAAAACACCCCCGGCTTAAGTCTTGGAATGAAGGTACATAAAATGGGCCTAAGGGGGAGCCATACGTGGGAAGTAATTCTAGATAATGTGGAGGTGCCGGACGAGAATAGGGTCGGCATGGAGGGCATGGGATTCCTAATAGCGATGGAAACATTTGACAGAACTAGGATAGGCGTTGCAGCTCAGGGACTCGGCATGGCTCAAGCCGCTTATGAGGCTGCATTTACATATGTTCACCAAAGAAAGGCGTTTGAGTTGCCCTTAGCATCATTTGAGGCCGTTGAGTTCTCCCTGGTAAACATGTTAAGTGAATTAATGGCTGCCCGCTACTTAACGTACTTAGCTGCTTACCTAGCTGATCAAAATAGGCCAGAATTCACCTTCGCCGCTTCGCTGGCTAAATTCTACGCCACTGAGGTGGCTGAGAAGATAATATCCGATGCAATAAATCTACATGGTGGAGTCGGCATAACCACTGAGGTTGGGCTTGAGAAGCTTGCAAGGGATGCCAAGATAACTCAAATATATGAGGGCGCCAATAATATTCAGCGCTTAGTGGCTTATAGGCAATTAGTTAGAATACTCAGGAATAAGGGCATACTTGGCGGCGAATCTGGAGGAGAAATGTAATTGGAGAAAGGAATAACGCTAATTTTCCCTTGCCTAGGCTTTGTCTAATTTATTTGAGGGATTATTCCTATGGTTGGGTTGGACTGACCTCCTCCCCGCCTTTAGGGCGAGGGTTCCCCGAGGTCTTGGGGGTTACGCCCCTTTCACGGGCGCTACTCGATTATGATCCACGATAAAAGAGAGGGGCTTCTTTATTGCTGAGATCGTTATGCCGGTGGCCTTCTTCAAGATATTTAATGCGCCGTTCAAGTCGGAATGAAGCTTGTGCCCTTTAGGGCAATTAACTACTCCCCTCGGCCCCCTCACAACCCTAACGCCATGATAAGCACAGATACGTGAAGTATTATACTCAATGACCTCAAACACACGAATACCGTATTCTTGAGCCTTCAACTCAATGACCTCCATGAGTCTACGATAAGACCACAAATTCACGGTGAACTTATTGCCCTTATCCTGAGCAATGTTGAAGGAGTAACCCAAGTAGATGGTTGATACGCCTCGCTCATGAAGCATCTTGAGCAAATGGGAGGCGAAGTTCCTATACAAATGAAGTAGTCTCTTGGTTAGTTTCTTGAAAAGCCTCCTCCCCTCCCTATTAAGCTCATCATACGCCTCATACTCCTCAATATTCTTCATCTTGTCTGACAAGGACTGTGCCTCAGCTATCCTCTTCCCGAAATAGAAGTAATCCTCCTTCGCCCTAACCCCCTTATAGAGCAACCACGTACCATCATCGATCACTACGCTCGCCAAGACATTGATGCCTAGATCTATTGAAGCCATTTTGCTCCCCTTAGGCGATTTAACTTGAATGCTCTTCCTTTCGCCGCAAAGGATATGCTTGCTCCTCCTTCCCTTCTTCGTTTTCTCAACTCCAACCTCCACTGGAATGGAGGCATACCAAGCATTCCTAACCTCATCGTAGTAGATCTCTAGTCTGCCTTGTTTCCCGTGCCACCTCAACCTACCCGTGAATCTAATTTCCATCTTGAAGTACTTGAGGATTAGCTTATGATTTTTCTCATCCACCACATAATTATCCTCCCTCACGACTAGCATTAGCTTCCTCCCTCCAGTCTCCCCATCCTTCCAATAACTTGGCGGTGAAACGCGGTTCATGTGGGGCGGTAGTTTCTCCTCCCTCCTCAGTTTTAGGAGGGAGAAGAATGATGACCAAGCCTCATTATTCTTATTAAGCACTTGTTGTGCATTGGCGCTGCCCAACTCACCCCTATACTTCCCATAATACTCATCATACGTCCCCTTTAGGTCCACTTTTCCTCCATGGAAGAATTGTTGCCTCCTCTCGTAGTTAATCTCATTAAATAATTTGGCGGAGGTGTCGGCTAGCCTCCTCAGCTTTCTTTCTTGAAACCCATTTGGTAGGAGGCGAATCACAATGGTTCTCTTATTGTGTTTAATTTCTTTGGTGTCCTCTCCCGGTATTGCGGGGGGAATCGGCCTCCGCTCCTCATTCCCAAGAAATTGACCAGGAGAGGGCACCAAGAAGAGACGCTTTTTCCAGTATTTAAACCTACCCCATCAAAAGAGGGCGGGGATTTTAATCTTTGCCAAACTATTAAACATAAGGAAGTCATCCCCGCCCTAAAGGGCGAGGCTTTCCGCTTTCTGTAAACTACCTCGCTCGTACGGGTGGGGTCTCTGGTGTAAGAAGATGAAAGTATGGGGATAAGCGGTTAGAGCGTGGATTCATACATGCTGAATATTATGTAGAACACTAAGCTGGCGAGGGGGACGTAGAATACTGTTAATAAGAAGAGTAAGCCGGCGGTATTTATTGGCACTGGGCCAATGGCTATATTGCCCAGTATAGAGAATGACATCGATAATACAGTTAGGAGTAGTGGGAATAACATTACGGCCAATGTGTAAACCTCGAAGAGTATACCTAAGTCGCTGGCCACCCTATTCAGCCTAGTTAATTTATCTGTGAGCATTGAGTTGCTTTTCTCCAGTATTAGTTCGCCTATCTTTGATGTCAACATGCTTCCCTCTATTAGGATATTCATGGGATCCCTATACGCGTGGGACGGTACCCTCTCAACGCTTCGCCGAAGGGCGGTCACCGGATCTATTCCATTACTCATATCCTTAAGAATTAATCCCAATTCCCTTTTTATCACTGGGTCCTCCTCATTATCATATGCATGCTTAATCGCATCACTTATCGAGGTCCCGGCGGACAAGAGCGGAGATAATTGGAGAAGAGTGTACACGAATCTATTATCGAAATGGCTTCTCCGCACCGATACTAGGTAAATGGGGTAAAATGATGAAAACCCCAGTGCAAGTAATGAAACCAATAATAGGGCTTCCCCCGTGAATGAGATTAATCCCTCCCCCAGCGCTATTCCAATAAAGATTGACACGGCGCCAATCATTGCAGTCAACTCCATTACGCTCACGAAGACGGAGAGTCCACGCTTATCATATGCATAACCCGTCCTGGCGTGATTCCTCTCTATAATGCTAATAAATGGGTCCCTCACGGTAATCCACCCGTCTCCACTATCCTCAGAGTGCCTTCTGGATTAAGATAATAATTCTTAATTATTTGGAAGACAGACTTATAATCGCTGAGTCCATGCTTAGCCATTTCCCGCAATAAGTCGCTTCGCCGCCTTAATTCGTCATACTCATCCTTAGCCACAACGCCGCTCCTATCAAGGCTTAACTTATTATTAGTCAATACATCAACGAAGACAGGTCTATCCGTGTAATCAAGGAACTCCTTGATCTCCCACACCCTCCTCACTATGCCGGCCCCGCTCCTCACTCTCTTCACAGAGACGTAGAGGTGAGCCATGCTGAGCAACGCGAGGGGGACATCCATTGGCTTAGTGACTAGTCTCTTCACGGCTCCATCGGCATTATCGGCGTGAATCGTGGTTAATCCATGATGACCGCTCGCGAATGCCTGGAACAAGACATACGCCTCCTCACCCCTAACCTCGCCCACTATTAGGTAATCA
The Thermocladium sp. ECH_B genome window above contains:
- a CDS encoding transposase translates to MPSPGQFLGNEERRPIPPAIPGEDTKEIKHNKRTIVIRLLPNGFQERKLRRLADTSAKLFNEINYERRQQFFHGGKVDLKGTYDEYYGKYRGELGSANAQQVLNKNNEAWSSFFSLLKLRREEKLPPHMNRVSPPSYWKDGETGGRKLMLVVREDNYVVDEKNHKLILKYFKMEIRFTGRLRWHGKQGRLEIYYDEVRNAWYASIPVEVGVEKTKKGRRSKHILCGERKSIQVKSPKGSKMASIDLGINVLASVVIDDGTWLLYKGVRAKEDYFYFGKRIAEAQSLSDKMKNIEEYEAYDELNREGRRLFKKLTKRLLHLYRNFASHLLKMLHERGVSTIYLGYSFNIAQDKGNKFTVNLWSYRRLMEVIELKAQEYGIRVFEVIEYNTSRICAYHGVRVVRGPRGVVNCPKGHKLHSDLNGALNILKKATGITISAIKKPLSFIVDHNRVAPVKGA
- a CDS encoding acyl-CoA dehydrogenase → MVFPFDGLGDYQLIFKAEHEMFRKAVREFVEKEIKPLAPQIDETDEVPKPLLEKMAQQGFFGLHLSEEYGGQGGDTIMTVILSEEIARVSPAVTVVMGTNDLFSIPLLIYGNEEQKKKYLPPLAKGEKFGAFAATEPCCGSDVAGFQTKAEKKGNKWVINGRKIFISNADLADYLIVFARTSPPPDRKRRWMGLTAFIVEKNTPGLSLGMKVHKMGLRGSHTWEVILDNVEVPDENRVGMEGMGFLIAMETFDRTRIGVAAQGLGMAQAAYEAAFTYVHQRKAFELPLASFEAVEFSLVNMLSELMAARYLTYLAAYLADQNRPEFTFAASLAKFYATEVAEKIISDAINLHGGVGITTEVGLEKLARDAKITQIYEGANNIQRLVAYRQLVRILRNKGILGGESGGEM